A stretch of Clostridium formicaceticum DNA encodes these proteins:
- a CDS encoding UxaA family hydrolase codes for MVKQAVVIKENDSVATATVDLKKGTKVSMYIGEKELDIIINDDIPFGHKLAIKEVAIGEHVFKYSESIGKATKDIKIGDHVHIHNVESARGRGDLASE; via the coding sequence ATGGTAAAACAGGCTGTTGTCATTAAAGAAAATGACAGTGTAGCTACGGCTACCGTCGACTTAAAGAAAGGCACTAAGGTAAGTATGTATATTGGAGAAAAGGAGCTCGATATTATCATTAATGATGATATTCCTTTTGGTCACAAACTAGCTATCAAGGAGGTCGCAATAGGCGAACATGTTTTTAAGTATAGCGAGTCAATAGGTAAAGCTACAAAAGATATTAAGATTGGTGATCATGTGCATATTCACAATGTCGAAAGTGCCCGTGGTCGTGGCGACTTAGCTAGTGAATAA
- a CDS encoding sigma 54-interacting transcriptional regulator gives MGRICFIAPYEEIFQLAQQVKEESAFNFMLKKGNLEEGIQPAIEAEKQGAQVIISRGGTASFIKQNVHIPVVEIKVTGYDILKSLYPYRNTHSAIGIVGYRNVVNGCLTISEILNIPIKEVIIPNDEEGIDWTLVQQEVAELIRKYDIHVIVGDTTVISKLPSLEIDVNLITSGKEAVTQAIEEALHILQVREVEKEKGKRFKAVLDFVNDGVVATDENGIITVINPAAEDIFNVKREEVVGCPVKEIIPNTEIMKVLESKSADIQKLQKVSDDYIMTNRIPIVVDSLIKGVVATFQDVSTIQGAEQKIRQNLYTKGLITRYSFQDFLTKNQKMKRLIDIAKGFAKTHATVLIEGESGTGKEMFAQSIHALSPRKEGPFVAVNCAALPSQLLESELFGYVEGAFTGAKKGGKIGLFELAHNGTIFLDEIGEMDKSLQARLLRVLEEKQVMRLGSDKVIPVDIRIIAATNADLKDQIKQDAFRMDLYYRLNVLKLQTIPLRERKEDVEYLANYFVRTINKNYGRQVERFALEVMCFLANYHWPGNIRELKNIVERLILSSTKDYVTLDDAEFLIEELKEDFTEKATKDHINLLEGTLQEIKRSVILKVLEQENYNKSRTARRLGIDRSTVEKYLS, from the coding sequence ATGGGACGAATTTGTTTTATTGCTCCATACGAAGAAATTTTTCAATTAGCACAACAAGTCAAAGAAGAATCAGCATTTAACTTTATGCTTAAAAAAGGTAATTTAGAAGAAGGTATTCAGCCTGCAATAGAGGCAGAAAAACAAGGTGCTCAAGTTATTATTAGTCGAGGCGGCACTGCCTCATTTATAAAGCAAAATGTTCATATACCAGTGGTAGAAATCAAAGTAACTGGTTATGATATATTAAAAAGCCTGTATCCCTATAGAAATACTCATTCTGCCATCGGAATTGTTGGTTACCGAAATGTGGTAAATGGCTGTCTTACAATAAGTGAAATTTTAAATATACCTATTAAAGAAGTGATTATCCCCAATGACGAAGAAGGAATAGATTGGACCTTGGTTCAACAGGAGGTAGCTGAATTAATTAGAAAGTATGACATTCATGTGATTGTTGGAGACACTACTGTAATAAGCAAGCTGCCATCATTAGAAATCGATGTAAACTTAATTACCTCCGGGAAAGAAGCAGTAACACAAGCTATTGAGGAAGCCTTGCATATTCTTCAGGTAAGAGAAGTGGAAAAAGAAAAGGGAAAAAGATTTAAAGCAGTATTAGATTTCGTTAACGATGGTGTAGTGGCTACCGATGAAAATGGTATTATTACAGTTATCAACCCTGCTGCAGAAGACATATTTAATGTTAAAAGAGAAGAAGTTGTTGGCTGTCCAGTAAAAGAAATTATCCCAAATACTGAAATCATGAAGGTACTGGAGAGTAAAAGCGCTGATATTCAAAAACTACAAAAAGTATCTGATGATTATATTATGACCAACCGTATACCCATTGTTGTCGATAGCTTAATTAAAGGAGTTGTTGCCACCTTTCAAGATGTTTCTACTATACAGGGTGCAGAACAAAAAATCCGTCAAAATCTATATACAAAAGGCCTTATAACCAGGTATAGCTTTCAAGACTTTTTAACCAAAAATCAAAAGATGAAGAGATTGATAGACATTGCTAAGGGTTTTGCTAAAACTCATGCCACCGTACTTATTGAAGGAGAAAGTGGTACAGGAAAAGAAATGTTTGCCCAAAGTATTCATGCTTTAAGCCCCCGCAAAGAAGGTCCTTTTGTAGCAGTCAATTGCGCTGCTCTGCCTTCTCAACTATTGGAAAGTGAATTATTTGGCTATGTAGAGGGGGCTTTTACTGGTGCTAAAAAAGGTGGAAAAATTGGACTTTTTGAATTAGCGCATAATGGGACGATTTTCCTTGATGAAATAGGCGAAATGGATAAAAGTCTTCAGGCAAGATTGTTAAGAGTGCTTGAAGAAAAGCAGGTAATGCGATTAGGTTCCGATAAAGTGATCCCAGTAGATATTAGAATCATAGCCGCTACTAATGCTGACCTCAAAGATCAAATCAAACAGGATGCATTTCGTATGGATTTATATTATCGGCTTAATGTTTTGAAATTACAAACCATCCCCTTGAGAGAAAGAAAGGAAGATGTTGAATATCTAGCTAATTATTTTGTGCGCACCATAAATAAGAATTATGGGCGTCAAGTAGAAAGATTTGCTCTAGAGGTTATGTGCTTCTTGGCAAACTACCATTGGCCAGGTAATATACGAGAATTAAAAAATATCGTTGAAAGATTAATTCTATCCTCTACAAAAGATTATGTTACATTAGATGACGCTGAGTTCTTAATTGAAGAACTAAAAGAAGACTTTACAGAGAAAGCTACAAAAGATCATATTAATCTGTTAGAAGGCACACTGCAGGAGATAAAAAGAAGCGTTATTTTAAAAGTATTAGAGCAAGAAAATTACAACAAAAGCCGTACCGCTAGACGTCTGGGAATTGACCGTTCTACCGTTGAAAAATATCTAAGTTGA